One Pseudomonas sp. MM213 genomic window, TCGCTGATTGCTCGCCACCCTTTGGCCGAGCGTCGCAACAGTCGCCTGTTGACCCTTGATGGGGTCAGCGGCGCCCTGGCACACCGTCAGTTCACTGATTTGCTTGAGCATTTGCGCCCGGGCGATTTGATGGTGTTCAACAATACCCGGGTGATTCCGGCGCGGCTGTTTGGCCAGAAGGCTTCCGGCGGCAAGCTGGAAATTCTGGTGGAGCGGGTGCTGGACAGTCATCGCGTGCTGGCCCATGTGCGCTCCAGCAAGTCGCCGAAGCCGGGTTCGAAGATCCTGATCGATGGCGGTGGCGAAGCCGAGATGCTGGCACGCCACGATGCGTTGTTCGAGCTGGGCTTTGCCGAAGAGGTGTTGCCGCTGCTCGACCGCGTCGGGCACATGCCGTTGCCTCCTTATATAGACCGCCCGGATGAAGGCTCGGACCGCGAGCGTTATCAGACGGTGTACGCCGAGCGCCTGGGCGCGGTAGCGGCGCCGACGGCGGGGCTGCATTTCGATCAGCCGCTGATGGACGCGATTGCGGCCAAGGGCGTCGAGACGGCGTTCGTGACCTTGCACGTTGGCGCGGGCACGTTCCAGCCGGTGCGGGTCGAGAAGATCGAAGACCATCACATGCACAGCGAATGGCTGGAAGTCGGCCAGGACGTGGTCGATGCCGTTGCGGCGTGCCGCGCTCGCGGTGGGCGCGTGGTGGCGGTGGGGACCACCAGCGTGCGTTCGCTGGAGAGTGCCGCGCGCGATGGCGTGCTCAAGCCGTTCAGTGGCGACACCGAC contains:
- the queA gene encoding tRNA preQ1(34) S-adenosylmethionine ribosyltransferase-isomerase QueA codes for the protein MRVADFTFELPDSLIARHPLAERRNSRLLTLDGVSGALAHRQFTDLLEHLRPGDLMVFNNTRVIPARLFGQKASGGKLEILVERVLDSHRVLAHVRSSKSPKPGSKILIDGGGEAEMLARHDALFELGFAEEVLPLLDRVGHMPLPPYIDRPDEGSDRERYQTVYAERLGAVAAPTAGLHFDQPLMDAIAAKGVETAFVTLHVGAGTFQPVRVEKIEDHHMHSEWLEVGQDVVDAVAACRARGGRVVAVGTTSVRSLESAARDGVLKPFSGDTDIFIYPGRPFHVVDALVTNFHLPESTLLMLVSAFAGYPEAMAAYKAAVEHEYRFFSYGDAMFITRNPAPRGPEDKE